A stretch of Microbulbifer sp. SAOS-129_SWC DNA encodes these proteins:
- a CDS encoding cation diffusion facilitator family transporter — protein sequence MAQGSKKAVLYAICVNAIITCLKFLAAAVTHSAAMMNEAVHSLMDTLNQLFLLLGLSRGGQPADTEYAFGHGQKKYLWNLWSAIGLFSVGCGLGLAHAWHAYHNLASVAVPESISVLGLSFSPLWVSAIVLLIAFLLEGYVLVMASREFLSRMRADGAQNLLHYLVAADDPTLLAVLLEDTIAVTGVLLAATGIGLSQLTGNPVWDIGFSVLIALMLGITAIFLGIVNMRFLTSIRDHEAERAFEQIVREHREIERFHDLRSIIVDDTHTVVVAEIELREEVLVADIRQRIIAHQQALLERVPEHRRTEAVREYAETRATIQATLEQTERVIDELEAQLKARCPQVFHLTVEVEGLAPPSRLDDPEGLSAS from the coding sequence ATGGCACAAGGTTCAAAAAAAGCCGTTCTCTACGCGATCTGTGTCAATGCCATCATTACCTGCCTGAAATTTCTCGCCGCCGCGGTGACCCACTCGGCGGCGATGATGAATGAAGCCGTGCACAGCCTGATGGATACCCTCAACCAGCTATTCCTGCTGCTGGGGCTTTCCCGCGGCGGACAGCCGGCGGATACGGAATACGCCTTCGGTCACGGGCAGAAGAAATATCTGTGGAATCTGTGGAGCGCCATCGGCCTGTTTTCGGTGGGTTGCGGGCTGGGTCTGGCCCACGCCTGGCACGCCTATCACAACCTGGCTTCGGTGGCCGTGCCGGAGTCCATCTCGGTTCTGGGGCTGTCCTTTTCGCCACTGTGGGTATCCGCAATTGTCCTGCTCATCGCCTTCCTGCTGGAGGGCTATGTGCTGGTGATGGCGTCGCGGGAGTTTCTGTCGCGCATGCGCGCGGACGGTGCGCAGAACCTGCTGCACTATCTGGTAGCGGCGGACGACCCGACGCTGCTGGCGGTGCTGCTGGAAGATACCATCGCCGTTACCGGTGTATTGCTCGCGGCAACGGGTATCGGCCTGTCGCAACTGACCGGGAACCCGGTGTGGGATATCGGCTTCTCGGTGCTGATTGCGCTGATGCTGGGTATCACCGCGATTTTCCTCGGCATCGTCAATATGCGCTTCCTCACCAGCATCCGCGATCACGAGGCGGAGCGCGCCTTCGAGCAGATAGTGCGCGAGCACCGCGAGATCGAGCGCTTTCACGACCTGCGCTCGATCATTGTCGACGATACGCACACGGTGGTGGTGGCGGAAATCGAGTTGCGCGAGGAGGTGCTGGTGGCCGATATCCGCCAGCGTATCATCGCCCACCAGCAGGCCTTGCTGGAGCGGGTGCCGGAGCACCGGCGCACTGAGGCGGTGCGCGAGTATGCCGAGACACGCGCGACTATCCAGGCGACACTGGAGCAGACCGAGCGGGTGATCGATGAACTGGAAGCGCAGCTGAAGGCGCGCTGCCCGCAGGTATTCCACCTGACGGTGGAAGTGGAGGGGCTGGCGCCGCCGTCCAGACTGGACGATCCCGAGGGCCTTTCGGCCAGTTGA
- a CDS encoding DUF1254 domain-containing protein, whose amino-acid sequence MEISKVRSFGYRLLCAAALSAALPTLASAQSGPKIPPSITTPKQMETRIGTLDFDDGVPSVETAGKVRDTLYFTRALNAYNNSFRGASAYAIRKGLQSIGATDNDIVIFPELMDSNSLFLTANADTVYYMSVLDLSKGPLVIEQPSMGLGTINDMWFSWVVDVGFPGPDRGQGGKYLLVPPGYDGPLPEGGFYIAHCKTNHALYAMRAYLENNDPAPAVDNIKQHLKIYPYARGGVGTSIATALEGKVRLGKNPPVPATTFVDMSGKVFNTIPPSDYGFFEMINANVQDEPAGSYDVELAGQLAAIGIVKGKPFKPDARQKKILTDAAAVGNATGRLLNWRWAMVHPDWAYYPGSMWANMLWQGGAMFETPPPQFTKEGMFKPYPPTGARTLDSRTAFYYGYTLDSPGMIMRIPDVGSQYLMGFTDADGKPFDGARTYKVTLPKGIPVGKFWSLTVYDNQTRSMLATPQRYPRAGSQSYPSPAAKPNRGGSTTIYFSPEQPQGVARGNWIQTTPGKGWFTILRLYSPLPPFFSKQWRAGEIELVQ is encoded by the coding sequence ATGGAGATCAGCAAGGTGCGAAGCTTTGGTTATCGGCTACTGTGCGCAGCGGCGCTTAGCGCCGCCCTGCCCACTCTCGCCAGCGCGCAATCGGGGCCTAAAATACCACCGTCCATCACCACACCCAAGCAGATGGAAACCCGCATCGGGACACTCGACTTCGACGATGGCGTCCCCAGCGTGGAAACTGCCGGGAAAGTGCGCGACACCCTCTATTTCACCCGCGCCCTCAACGCCTACAACAACAGCTTTCGCGGCGCTTCCGCCTATGCGATTCGCAAGGGCCTGCAAAGTATTGGCGCGACCGACAATGACATAGTGATCTTTCCCGAGTTGATGGACTCCAACTCGCTGTTTCTTACCGCCAACGCGGACACCGTCTACTACATGTCGGTGCTGGACCTGTCCAAGGGGCCGCTGGTCATTGAACAGCCATCGATGGGGCTCGGCACCATCAACGACATGTGGTTCAGCTGGGTGGTCGATGTGGGCTTCCCCGGCCCGGATCGCGGCCAGGGCGGCAAATACCTGCTGGTGCCGCCCGGCTATGATGGTCCATTGCCCGAAGGCGGCTTCTATATCGCCCACTGCAAGACCAATCACGCGCTCTACGCCATGCGCGCGTACCTGGAGAACAACGACCCGGCGCCCGCGGTCGACAACATCAAGCAGCACCTCAAAATCTACCCCTACGCGCGCGGCGGCGTGGGCACCAGCATCGCCACGGCGCTGGAAGGCAAAGTCAGGCTCGGCAAAAATCCGCCGGTGCCCGCGACAACGTTTGTCGACATGAGTGGCAAGGTGTTCAACACCATTCCGCCCAGCGATTATGGCTTTTTCGAAATGATCAATGCCAATGTGCAGGATGAACCGGCGGGCAGCTACGATGTGGAACTCGCCGGCCAGCTGGCGGCGATCGGCATTGTAAAGGGCAAGCCGTTCAAGCCCGACGCGCGCCAGAAAAAGATCCTCACCGATGCCGCCGCCGTCGGCAATGCCACCGGCCGCTTACTGAACTGGCGCTGGGCCATGGTGCATCCGGACTGGGCCTATTACCCCGGCTCCATGTGGGCCAATATGCTGTGGCAGGGGGGCGCCATGTTCGAGACCCCGCCACCGCAGTTCACCAAAGAGGGCATGTTCAAGCCCTACCCGCCCACCGGCGCGCGCACCCTGGATTCGCGCACGGCCTTCTATTACGGCTATACCCTCGACTCCCCCGGCATGATCATGCGTATTCCCGATGTCGGCTCGCAGTACCTGATGGGCTTTACCGACGCCGACGGCAAACCCTTTGATGGCGCCCGCACCTACAAGGTCACGCTGCCCAAAGGCATCCCCGTAGGCAAGTTCTGGTCGCTCACCGTCTACGACAACCAGACCCGCTCGATGCTGGCGACGCCACAGCGCTATCCCCGCGCCGGCAGCCAGAGCTACCCGAGCCCCGCGGCCAAACCAAACCGCGGTGGCTCGACTACCATTTATTTCAGCCCCGAACAGCCGCAGGGGGTCGCGCGCGGCAACTGGATCCAGACAACCCCGGGCAAGGGCTGGTTCACGATCCTGCGCCTGTACAGCCCGCTGCCGCCGTTTTTCAGCAAACAGTGGCGCGCCGGCGAAATTGAACTGGTCCAGTAG
- a CDS encoding DUF3604 domain-containing protein, producing MFWQKPSSLLVLISLVTALAACGGERADKENAAEKPAAKASEESGSTGEQIIGEEMGTAAPKSGALDTESNPYAASGSSKRPPATHPAASSADYPTNVYFGDTHVHTGWSADAGMDGAILTPEDAYRFALGEVVKSNSGIKAQLHRPYDWFMITDHSDGMGVINEIIAANPEMMANATVKRWHDALASGDEKAAADAKSELIVLQSEGKLPKVVMDPKWMKSAWEKTVDAAEKYNKPGEFSTFIAFEWTVNANGGDNLHRNVIFRDGADHTRSLLPLTTFETQDPEKLWAWMEAYEQKTGGRVLAIPHNGNLSNGRMFEEQRFDGSPMTKKWAQMRAKYEPLFEVTQIKGQSESHPTLSPEDEFANWDLWDRGNLILAPKPKGAIKHEYWREALKSGLRLEEELGTNPFQYGANGATDTHTGLSTTEEDNFFGKFKTLEPSNKNRWNFPLLTGPAGSYMGWEMAASGVMGVWAKENTRESIWDAMMRKETFATTGPRITLRFFGGFDFTDADSEGDIADVGYHKGVPMGGKISGAKKGQAATFLVAAMKDPEGANLDRVQIIKGWLDSDGKTHEKIYNVKWSDDRKPGADGKLPPVGDTVDLDQATYQNSIGAKQLIGTFKDPDFNPAEKAVYYVRVLEIPTPRWTLYDKVRFGLGDMDKKVPLVHQERAFSSPIWYAP from the coding sequence ATGTTCTGGCAAAAGCCCAGCTCGCTGCTCGTTCTGATCTCCCTGGTGACCGCGCTGGCCGCCTGCGGCGGTGAACGCGCTGACAAGGAAAACGCTGCCGAAAAACCAGCGGCAAAAGCCTCTGAGGAATCGGGCTCCACGGGTGAACAAATCATCGGCGAGGAAATGGGCACCGCCGCTCCGAAGTCGGGCGCGCTTGATACCGAGTCCAACCCTTACGCCGCCAGCGGTTCGAGCAAACGCCCCCCCGCCACCCACCCGGCCGCCTCGTCCGCCGACTACCCGACCAATGTCTACTTCGGCGATACGCACGTGCATACCGGTTGGTCCGCCGATGCGGGCATGGACGGTGCTATCCTCACACCGGAAGATGCGTATCGCTTTGCACTCGGCGAAGTGGTGAAATCCAATAGCGGCATCAAAGCCCAGCTGCATCGCCCCTACGACTGGTTCATGATCACCGATCACTCCGATGGCATGGGCGTCATCAACGAAATTATTGCCGCCAATCCGGAAATGATGGCCAACGCCACCGTAAAACGATGGCACGACGCACTCGCCTCCGGCGACGAAAAGGCTGCGGCAGACGCAAAAAGCGAACTGATCGTGCTGCAGTCGGAAGGCAAGTTACCCAAGGTGGTGATGGATCCGAAGTGGATGAAGTCGGCCTGGGAGAAGACTGTCGACGCCGCGGAGAAATATAACAAGCCCGGCGAATTCAGCACCTTTATCGCCTTTGAGTGGACCGTCAACGCCAACGGCGGCGACAATCTGCACCGCAACGTGATCTTCCGCGACGGCGCCGACCACACCCGCAGCCTGCTGCCCCTGACCACCTTCGAAACCCAGGATCCGGAAAAACTCTGGGCGTGGATGGAGGCCTACGAGCAGAAAACCGGCGGCCGCGTGCTCGCCATCCCACACAACGGCAACCTGTCCAACGGGCGCATGTTCGAGGAACAACGCTTCGACGGCTCACCGATGACCAAGAAGTGGGCGCAGATGCGCGCAAAATACGAGCCGCTGTTCGAGGTCACCCAGATCAAAGGCCAGAGTGAATCACACCCCACCCTGTCGCCCGAAGACGAGTTCGCCAATTGGGACCTGTGGGATCGCGGCAACCTGATTTTGGCCCCCAAACCCAAGGGGGCAATCAAACATGAATACTGGCGCGAGGCGCTGAAGAGTGGCTTGCGCCTGGAAGAGGAGCTGGGCACCAACCCCTTCCAGTACGGCGCCAATGGCGCCACCGATACCCACACCGGCCTGTCCACCACGGAGGAAGATAACTTCTTCGGCAAATTCAAGACGCTGGAACCGAGCAACAAGAATCGCTGGAATTTCCCGCTACTGACGGGACCGGCAGGCTCCTATATGGGCTGGGAAATGGCCGCGTCCGGTGTCATGGGCGTGTGGGCGAAGGAGAATACGCGCGAATCCATCTGGGACGCGATGATGCGTAAGGAAACCTTTGCTACCACCGGCCCGCGGATCACCCTGCGGTTCTTCGGCGGTTTCGACTTTACCGATGCGGACAGCGAAGGCGACATCGCCGACGTCGGCTATCACAAGGGTGTGCCCATGGGCGGCAAGATCAGTGGCGCAAAAAAGGGCCAAGCCGCCACTTTCCTCGTCGCCGCGATGAAAGACCCGGAGGGCGCCAACCTCGACCGGGTACAGATTATCAAGGGCTGGCTGGATAGCGACGGCAAGACCCACGAAAAAATCTACAACGTCAAGTGGTCCGACGACCGCAAGCCGGGCGCCGACGGCAAACTGCCACCGGTCGGTGACACCGTCGATCTCGACCAAGCCACCTACCAGAACTCCATTGGCGCCAAGCAGTTAATCGGCACCTTCAAGGATCCGGACTTCAACCCCGCGGAAAAAGCCGTCTACTACGTGCGTGTACTGGAAATACCCACGCCGCGCTGGACCCTATACGACAAGGTGCGCTTTGGCCTGGGCGACATGGATAAGAAGGTACCCCTGGTGCACCAGGAACGTGCCTTTTCCAGCCCGATCTGGTATGCGCCGTGA
- a CDS encoding arylsulfatase yields the protein MQSYDTDNAAPAKTAGTKPNILLIVSDDTGWGDLGPYGGGVGRGMPTPNIDKMADNGMTFFSFYAQPSCTPGRAAIQTGRIPNRSGMTTVAFQGQGGGLPHAEWTLASVLKKAGYKTYFSGKWHLGESDYALPNAQGYDVMRHAFLYHANAYTYGDPTWFPDMDPKLRAMFNKVTKGSMSGNAGEKAHEDWKVNGQYDNTPKKGVVGLPFLDEYIEKDGVAFLEDAAKNPDQPFFININFMKNHQPNMPAPEFKHKSMSKSKYADAVVELDTRIGHIMDKLRELGLDKNTLVFYTVDNGAWQDVFPDAGYTPFRGTKGTVREGGNLVPAIAVWPGKINGGQRNHDIVGGLDLMATFAAVAGIDLPKNDREGKPIYFDSYDMSPILNGRGKSKRTSWFYFTEDELTPGAARVGNYKAVFNLRGDDGARTGGLAVDTNLGWKGAKKYVATVPQVFDLWQDPQERYDLFMNNFTERTWTMVTISAAIQDLMKTYVKYPPRKLQSETYTGPLTITQYQRFNWVREQLDKEGVHIPMPTGN from the coding sequence ATGCAGAGTTATGATACCGACAACGCAGCGCCGGCCAAGACAGCCGGCACCAAGCCCAATATCCTGCTGATCGTTTCCGACGATACCGGCTGGGGGGATCTGGGTCCCTACGGCGGCGGTGTCGGGCGCGGTATGCCGACACCCAACATCGACAAGATGGCCGACAACGGCATGACCTTCTTCTCCTTCTACGCACAGCCCAGCTGTACTCCGGGCCGGGCGGCCATCCAGACCGGTCGCATCCCCAACCGCAGCGGCATGACGACCGTGGCCTTCCAGGGCCAGGGCGGCGGCCTGCCGCACGCGGAATGGACACTCGCTTCCGTCCTCAAGAAAGCCGGCTACAAGACCTATTTCAGCGGCAAATGGCACCTGGGCGAATCCGACTACGCCCTGCCCAACGCCCAGGGTTATGACGTGATGAGACACGCCTTCCTCTATCACGCCAATGCCTATACCTATGGCGATCCCACCTGGTTCCCGGATATGGACCCGAAGCTGCGCGCCATGTTCAACAAGGTCACCAAGGGCTCGATGTCCGGCAACGCCGGGGAAAAAGCGCACGAGGACTGGAAAGTCAACGGCCAGTATGACAACACGCCGAAAAAAGGCGTCGTCGGCCTACCCTTCCTCGATGAGTACATCGAGAAAGACGGTGTGGCATTCCTCGAGGACGCGGCCAAGAATCCCGATCAGCCGTTCTTCATCAACATCAATTTCATGAAGAACCACCAGCCGAACATGCCCGCGCCGGAGTTCAAGCACAAGTCGATGTCCAAGAGTAAATATGCCGATGCCGTGGTCGAGTTGGATACACGTATCGGGCATATCATGGACAAGCTCCGCGAACTCGGCCTGGACAAAAATACGCTGGTATTTTACACCGTCGATAACGGCGCCTGGCAGGACGTGTTCCCCGATGCCGGCTACACCCCCTTCCGCGGTACCAAGGGCACCGTGCGCGAAGGCGGCAACCTGGTTCCGGCGATCGCCGTATGGCCGGGTAAAATCAACGGCGGGCAACGCAATCACGATATTGTCGGCGGGCTCGACCTGATGGCGACCTTTGCCGCGGTCGCGGGGATAGACCTGCCGAAAAACGACCGCGAAGGCAAACCGATCTATTTCGACAGCTATGATATGTCGCCGATTTTAAACGGCAGGGGCAAGAGTAAACGCACGTCGTGGTTCTATTTCACCGAGGATGAACTGACCCCCGGTGCCGCCCGTGTCGGCAACTACAAAGCCGTCTTCAACCTGCGTGGCGACGATGGTGCACGGACCGGTGGTCTCGCGGTCGACACCAACCTGGGGTGGAAAGGCGCCAAAAAATATGTCGCCACCGTACCGCAGGTCTTCGATCTGTGGCAGGACCCGCAGGAGCGCTACGACCTGTTCATGAACAACTTTACCGAGCGCACCTGGACCATGGTCACCATCAGTGCGGCGATCCAGGACCTGATGAAGACCTATGTAAAATACCCGCCGCGCAAACTGCAGAGCGAGACCTATACCGGCCCGCTGACGATCACCCAATATCAACGCTTCAACTGGGTGCGCGAGCAGCTGGATAAGGAAGGGGTGCATATCCCGATGCCGACGGGCAACTAG
- a CDS encoding arylsulfatase has product MYLPSLRGLILVPLLLFAFYHGAAQAQDKPNILVIWGDDIGITNISFNSRGLMGYKTPNIDRIAKEGLSFTDYYGQQSCTAGRAAFLGGNVPVRTGMTKVGLPGAKEGWQDSDVTIATVMKSLGYTTGQFGKNHQGDRDEHLPTNHGFDEFFGNLYHLNAEEEPENRDYPKDPEFRKKYGPRGVIHSYAGGKIEDTGPLTKKRMETIDDETVAAAIKFIERAHKANKPFFVWWNATRMHFRTHVRASHKNLAGPNSNEYQDGMVEHDMNVGQLLDTLDKLGIADNTLVFYSTDNGPHFNTWPDAGTTPFRSEKNSNWEGAYRVPAFVRWPGKFPAGKTLNGIVSHEDWLPTLAAIGGNPNIKQQLLKGVNLEGRKYRNYIDGYNMLDYFTGKTDKSPRHEFIYVNDDGQIVAMRYDAWKAVFLENRGKAFGVWMEPFTQLRVPLIFNLRRDPFERAQHNANTYYDWLLDHAFVLVPMQQYAAKFLKTMKEYPPSQTPGSFNLEKIQKQLESGITGK; this is encoded by the coding sequence ATGTACCTACCTTCATTGCGCGGACTGATCCTGGTCCCGCTATTACTGTTTGCTTTTTACCACGGGGCTGCCCAGGCCCAGGACAAGCCCAATATTCTGGTGATCTGGGGCGATGACATCGGTATCACCAATATCAGCTTCAACAGCCGCGGCTTGATGGGGTACAAGACACCCAATATCGACCGTATCGCCAAAGAGGGGCTTTCGTTTACCGATTATTACGGGCAGCAGTCGTGCACCGCGGGTCGCGCCGCATTTCTCGGTGGCAACGTGCCGGTGAGGACGGGCATGACCAAAGTCGGGTTGCCGGGCGCGAAAGAAGGCTGGCAGGATTCCGATGTCACCATCGCCACTGTGATGAAGAGCCTCGGTTACACCACCGGGCAGTTCGGCAAGAACCACCAGGGCGACCGCGACGAGCACCTACCCACCAACCACGGCTTCGATGAATTCTTCGGCAACCTCTATCACCTGAACGCGGAGGAGGAACCGGAAAACCGCGACTACCCGAAAGACCCGGAATTCCGCAAGAAATACGGCCCGCGCGGCGTGATTCACTCCTATGCGGGTGGGAAAATAGAGGATACCGGCCCGCTGACCAAGAAGCGTATGGAAACCATCGATGACGAAACCGTGGCCGCGGCGATCAAGTTTATCGAGCGTGCGCACAAGGCCAACAAGCCCTTCTTTGTCTGGTGGAACGCCACCCGGATGCATTTCCGCACCCATGTGCGCGCATCGCACAAGAACCTGGCTGGGCCGAACAGCAATGAGTACCAGGATGGTATGGTCGAGCACGACATGAACGTCGGGCAGCTGCTGGATACGCTCGACAAGCTGGGCATCGCGGACAACACGCTCGTGTTTTATTCCACTGACAATGGCCCGCATTTCAATACCTGGCCCGATGCGGGAACCACGCCATTCCGCAGTGAGAAAAACTCCAACTGGGAGGGCGCCTATCGGGTACCGGCGTTTGTGCGCTGGCCCGGAAAGTTCCCCGCGGGCAAAACCCTCAATGGCATTGTCTCCCATGAAGACTGGCTGCCGACGCTGGCGGCAATTGGCGGTAATCCCAATATCAAGCAACAGCTGCTCAAGGGGGTAAACCTGGAAGGGCGCAAGTATCGCAACTATATCGACGGCTACAACATGCTGGACTATTTCACCGGGAAAACCGACAAGTCGCCGCGGCATGAGTTCATCTACGTCAACGATGATGGCCAGATTGTGGCGATGCGCTACGACGCCTGGAAGGCGGTGTTCCTTGAAAACCGCGGCAAGGCCTTCGGCGTCTGGATGGAGCCCTTTACGCAACTCCGGGTACCGCTGATTTTCAATTTGCGCAGAGATCCGTTCGAGCGTGCCCAGCACAATGCCAATACCTACTATGACTGGTTGCTCGACCACGCCTTTGTACTGGTGCCGATGCAGCAGTATGCGGCTAAGTTCCTGAAGACGATGAAAGAGTACCCGCCCAGCCAGACCCCGGGATCTTTCAACCTGGAAAAGATCCAGAAGCAACTGGAATCCGGTATCACCGGTAAGTGA
- a CDS encoding HAD family hydrolase, whose amino-acid sequence MKSKHFSRALVALGFVLCSFAGVVAAQPTDPLPSWNDGKVKQAIITFVNKTTKSGSPDFVPREQRIATFDNDGTLWAEKPVYFQLLYAIDKVRQQAPRHPEWKAKEPFASILKGDSRKALAGGKPALMQLLAATHTGMSGDEFRQSVKQWLATARHPETHKHYTEMVYQPMLELLNYLRSNGYKTFIVSGGGIDFLRAFAEKTYGIPPEQVVGSSLKAKFELRDGKPVIIKLPEVNLIDDKAGKPVGIYQHIGRRPVFAAGNSDGDFEMLLWTTSGPGPRFGLLLHHTDAGREWAYDKDSPVGRLDQALSAAPRHGWTVIDMKKDWKTIFPWGNRSSAPTQ is encoded by the coding sequence ATGAAGTCCAAACACTTTTCCCGCGCCCTGGTCGCGCTGGGGTTTGTTCTCTGTAGTTTCGCCGGGGTAGTGGCTGCGCAGCCGACCGACCCGCTGCCATCCTGGAACGATGGCAAGGTGAAGCAGGCGATCATTACTTTCGTCAACAAGACCACAAAAAGCGGATCGCCCGACTTTGTCCCCCGGGAACAGCGCATCGCCACCTTCGATAATGACGGCACGCTGTGGGCGGAGAAGCCGGTCTATTTCCAGCTGCTTTACGCGATTGATAAAGTCAGGCAACAGGCGCCCCGGCACCCGGAGTGGAAAGCCAAGGAGCCCTTCGCCTCGATTCTGAAGGGCGATTCCCGCAAGGCACTCGCCGGCGGCAAGCCCGCCCTGATGCAACTGCTCGCGGCGACCCACACCGGTATGAGCGGCGACGAGTTCCGGCAGAGCGTCAAGCAATGGCTGGCTACAGCGCGGCACCCCGAAACCCACAAGCACTATACCGAGATGGTCTACCAGCCCATGCTGGAGCTTCTCAACTATCTGCGCAGCAATGGTTACAAGACCTTCATCGTCTCCGGTGGCGGTATCGATTTTCTACGTGCCTTTGCCGAAAAAACTTACGGTATCCCCCCCGAACAGGTGGTTGGCAGCAGCCTGAAAGCCAAATTTGAACTGCGTGACGGCAAGCCGGTGATCATCAAGTTACCCGAGGTCAACCTGATCGACGACAAGGCCGGCAAGCCGGTTGGCATCTACCAGCATATTGGTCGCCGCCCCGTCTTTGCGGCGGGCAATTCCGATGGCGACTTCGAGATGCTGCTGTGGACGACCTCTGGCCCGGGGCCGCGCTTCGGTTTGCTTCTCCACCACACAGATGCCGGGCGCGAATGGGCCTACGACAAGGATTCCCCGGTCGGTCGCCTGGATCAGGCCCTGTCTGCCGCGCCCAGGCATGGCTGGACAGTGATCGATATGAAAAAGGATTGGAAGACGATCTTCCCGTGGGGCAACCGCAGCAGCGCGCCCACTCAGTAA